A part of Melittangium boletus DSM 14713 genomic DNA contains:
- a CDS encoding bile acid:sodium symporter family protein, protein MTTLLSRLRPDLFTLALLAAVVLASLLPVRGAAVAPLDAVTHGAIALLFFLHGARLSRHAILEGAGHWRLHLLVLASTFVLFPLLGLVLRWALAGWLDPNLLLGLFFLCLLPSTVQSSIAFTSMAGGNVAAAVCSASASNLLGVLLTPLLAGLLLRRGGGGVSLEAVGVIFVELFVPFLAGHLLRRWIGAWVERHRPLLGLVDRGSILLVVYTAFSEAVVNGLWARLGWKDVLLLGALSGALLAAVLVVTTAVSRGLGFSCEDEITIVFCGSKKSLASGVPMASVLFPGAAVGAIVLPLMLFHQLQLMVCAVLARHYARRGQERRADG, encoded by the coding sequence ATGACGACCCTCCTGTCCCGGCTCCGCCCCGACCTCTTCACCCTGGCGCTGTTGGCGGCCGTGGTGCTCGCCTCGTTGCTGCCCGTCCGGGGCGCGGCCGTGGCGCCGCTCGATGCCGTGACGCATGGGGCCATCGCGCTCCTGTTCTTCCTGCACGGCGCGCGGCTGTCGCGTCACGCCATCCTGGAAGGAGCAGGGCACTGGCGGTTGCACCTGTTGGTGCTGGCCTCCACCTTCGTGCTCTTTCCCCTGCTCGGGTTGGTGCTGCGCTGGGCGTTGGCCGGTTGGTTGGATCCCAACCTGCTCCTGGGCCTGTTCTTCCTGTGCCTGCTGCCCTCCACCGTGCAGTCCTCCATCGCGTTCACCTCCATGGCGGGAGGCAACGTGGCGGCGGCGGTGTGCAGTGCCTCCGCGTCGAACCTGCTCGGGGTGTTGTTGACGCCGCTGCTCGCGGGGCTCCTCCTACGGCGCGGCGGCGGAGGCGTCTCCCTGGAGGCCGTGGGCGTCATCTTCGTGGAGCTGTTCGTGCCCTTCCTGGCGGGCCACCTGCTGCGCCGGTGGATCGGGGCCTGGGTCGAGCGCCATCGCCCGCTCCTGGGCCTCGTCGACCGTGGCTCCATCCTGCTCGTGGTCTACACGGCGTTCAGCGAGGCCGTGGTGAACGGGCTCTGGGCGCGGCTCGGCTGGAAGGACGTGCTGCTGCTCGGGGCGCTCAGTGGCGCCCTGCTCGCGGCGGTGCTGGTCGTGACGACGGCGGTCAGCCGGGGACTCGGCTTCTCTTGCGAGGATGAGATCACCATCGTCTTCTGCGGCTCGAAGAAGAGCCTGGCCAGTGGGGTGCCCATGGCGAGCGTGCTCTTCCCCGGAGCCGCCGTGGGCGCCATCGTGCTGCCGCTGATGCTGTTCCACCAGTTGCAGCTCATGGTCTGCGCCGTGCTCGCGCGCCACTACGCGCGGCGCGGGCAGGAGCGGCGAGCGGACGGTTAG
- the madL gene encoding malonate transporter subunit MadL produces MTIYGVALLALCTLVGVVLGELLGEALGVKANVGGVGIAMVLLILARLALVRREGLSPGIKSGVEFWAHLYIPIVVAMAAQQNVVAAVRGGPVVIVAGVGATVVCACGTALLSRLGRPSSPTPRESIATDSHP; encoded by the coding sequence ATGACCATCTACGGGGTGGCGCTGCTGGCGTTGTGCACGCTCGTGGGGGTGGTGCTGGGGGAATTGCTCGGCGAGGCCCTGGGCGTGAAGGCCAACGTGGGCGGGGTCGGCATCGCCATGGTGTTGCTGATCCTCGCGCGGCTCGCGCTGGTGCGCCGGGAGGGCCTGAGTCCGGGCATCAAGTCCGGCGTCGAGTTCTGGGCCCACCTCTACATCCCCATCGTGGTGGCCATGGCGGCGCAGCAGAACGTGGTGGCGGCGGTGCGCGGAGGGCCCGTGGTGATTGTCGCGGGAGTCGGAGCGACCGTGGTCTGCGCCTGCGGCACGGCGCTGCTCAGCCGGCTCGGCCGCCCCTCCAGCCCCACGCCTCGCGAATCCATCGCGACGGACTCCCACCCCTAG
- the madM gene encoding malonate transporter subunit MadM → MHEIQSILSKHGLVTAFALVGAIMWVSNQLSRHLTRGRIHGSAIAILLGLGLAYVGGVMTGGDKGLADVSVFTGVGLMGGAMLRDFAIVATAFEVNVVEARRAGLVGLLALGMGTVLPFIVGALVAWSFGYSDAVSMTTLGAGAITYIVGPVTGAALGANSDVIALSIATGVLKAVLVMVGTPFAAKSIGLDNPRSAMVFGGFMGTVSGVTGGLAATDPKLVPYGALTATFHTGLGCLVAPSLLYFTVRALVG, encoded by the coding sequence ATGCACGAGATTCAATCCATCCTGAGCAAGCACGGGCTGGTGACGGCCTTCGCCCTGGTGGGCGCCATCATGTGGGTGTCCAACCAGCTCTCGCGCCACCTCACCCGGGGCCGGATCCACGGCTCGGCGATCGCCATCCTCCTGGGGCTGGGGCTCGCGTACGTGGGCGGGGTAATGACAGGGGGCGACAAGGGGCTCGCGGACGTGTCCGTCTTCACGGGCGTGGGACTGATGGGCGGCGCGATGCTGCGCGACTTCGCCATCGTGGCCACCGCCTTCGAGGTGAACGTGGTGGAGGCGCGCAGGGCGGGCCTGGTGGGCCTCCTCGCGCTGGGCATGGGTACCGTGCTGCCCTTCATCGTGGGCGCGCTGGTGGCCTGGTCCTTCGGCTACTCGGACGCGGTGAGCATGACCACGCTCGGAGCGGGCGCCATCACCTACATCGTGGGCCCGGTGACCGGGGCGGCCCTGGGCGCGAACTCGGACGTCATCGCGTTGAGCATCGCCACGGGAGTGCTCAAGGCCGTGCTGGTAATGGTGGGCACGCCCTTCGCGGCGAAGTCCATCGGGCTCGACAACCCGCGCTCCGCCATGGTCTTCGGCGGCTTCATGGGCACGGTGAGCGGAGTGACGGGCGGCCTGGCGGCCACGGATCCCAAGCTCGTGCCCTACGGGGCACTGACGGCCACCTTCCACACGGGCCTGGGCTGCCTCGTGGCGCCCTCGCTCCTCTACTTCACGGTCCGCGCCCTGGTGGGATGA
- a CDS encoding alpha/beta fold hydrolase, producing the protein MPRPFETLAVDAHGLALHARQRHATGTPAVVFLHGWLDHGHGFDWLVEHLPDTWRLVMFDFRGMGRSAWLPRPGHYQLSDCLVDVEAVLRAAGLDAAHLVGHSLGGIIATAYAAARPSRVRSISLIESLGPMGGPPENALPRLRGFLDDLERAPNRKRYPSVEAAAARLRENNPGLPESAALHLARHGTEPLEGGIAFTFDPAHRRRFAQGFDDAQWLAVSSAVTCPVQLILGDTGHRIDEERAQARLAALRLARPPLVIPGGHHVHMEQPEAVARTLVNFISP; encoded by the coding sequence TTGCCTCGCCCCTTCGAGACCCTGGCCGTGGACGCCCACGGCCTCGCCCTGCACGCCCGCCAGCGCCATGCCACGGGCACGCCCGCCGTCGTCTTCCTGCACGGCTGGTTGGACCATGGCCACGGCTTCGACTGGCTCGTCGAGCATCTGCCAGACACCTGGCGTCTGGTGATGTTCGACTTTCGCGGCATGGGCCGCAGCGCCTGGCTGCCACGCCCCGGTCACTACCAACTCTCCGACTGTCTCGTGGATGTGGAGGCCGTGCTGCGCGCGGCGGGCCTGGACGCGGCGCACCTGGTGGGCCACTCGCTGGGCGGCATCATCGCCACGGCGTACGCCGCCGCCCGCCCATCCCGTGTGCGGAGCATCAGCCTCATCGAGAGCCTGGGCCCCATGGGAGGCCCCCCCGAGAACGCGCTCCCGCGCCTGCGGGGCTTCCTGGACGACCTCGAGCGCGCCCCCAACCGCAAGCGCTATCCCTCCGTGGAAGCCGCCGCCGCGCGCCTTCGCGAGAACAACCCGGGCCTGCCTGAATCCGCCGCGCTGCACCTGGCCCGCCACGGCACCGAGCCCCTGGAGGGAGGCATCGCCTTCACGTTCGACCCGGCCCACCGCCGCCGCTTCGCCCAGGGATTCGATGACGCGCAGTGGCTCGCGGTGTCCTCCGCCGTCACCTGCCCCGTGCAATTGATTCTCGGCGACACGGGCCATCGGATCGACGAGGAGCGCGCGCAAGCACGGCTCGCCGCCCTGCGCCTCGCCCGGCCACCGCTCGTCATTCCTGGCGGGCACCATGTCCACATGGAGCAACCCGAGGCCGTGGCGCGCACACTCGTGAACTTCATTTCCCCATGA
- a CDS encoding kelch repeat-containing protein translates to MTRVINGELRYPFSINPAFFQGSIRLANPSIPKNPGSISALQYLYFEADHDGNNDGIPDVPSFQQTRIYSFVGNDFDNHWGFSNTSFPGKFNPETGELSSQYEQVLPGTYDLPFTWIQQGLKLRFWSQGKSFDTHPGLYDAKKFRNGTLEFYSSANRSKRMSPGERHAIHHEYCFNELRLFYRTELGRFYNPALDVSGGYKGQDWREKDVDYRVTGSFYGDPYVNGYPVGSHPKNEGFLYMTLPQGTFTLKPRAKMVNDSGGATEASFAPVSVTAGCGQFINIVPPLAVNIQPVARCASGGQVPISGVVKSSPAAVDRIWYRINDGPEVTLCTNCGKDVPFSFTATLQSCENTIKVFAYTAGLEEPAMSSQQVVWDDPSDGPSCPGTYCVNRPPDVRCRNVTVASNETCTSGCASVDDGSSDPDPGDTLTCTQTPECPYKLGTQQVTLTCQDTAGNSASCTSTVTVKDMEPPVITCPSVPVLACMDGGAQASFAPTAQDACGAVSTTCGPASGATFPLGTTNTLCTATDASGNRASCSFNVTVRDDEPPQLTCPKPSTLECERGHAVDLPPATASDTCALARVEKPVLASFPLGTTLLTYKAADTAGHEVSCTTSLTLKDTRPPVLTLLGPDTVVLGCGTSDYTEPGYSALDACSGDLSAQVQVSGTVNSAVPGRYPLTYSVTDDAGLTTTATRIVEVVKADGRCCTSNSGHFTPTASGTSALHLQHTATGLGDGRVLVIGGYSPTAELYDAVTGTWLSTGAPSTTRRLHTATLLLDGRVLVTGGEDADATRSVEVYDPLSGAWSPTGNLLTHRREHAAVRLKDGRVLIVGGTRDTGEVLASAELYEPTTGIWTALQPMAHARRAFTATALADGRVLVAGGLIDTGDKCQGTNCLGSAEVYDPATGTWSVTGNMQGARGFHTAARLADGRVLVSGGDLDGPSSTTSELFDPTSGTWSTTGDMLSPRRRHSLTPLPDGRILAAGGYDASLGIHATSELFDPRTGAWCPTGALGQKRYEHTATPLPDGRVLITAGVSTTSQHTAEVYSLTK, encoded by the coding sequence TTGACCCGAGTCATCAATGGAGAACTCCGCTACCCCTTTTCCATCAACCCGGCGTTCTTCCAGGGGTCGATCCGGCTCGCCAATCCCTCGATTCCCAAGAACCCGGGCTCCATCAGTGCGTTGCAGTACCTCTACTTCGAGGCAGACCACGACGGCAACAATGACGGAATTCCCGACGTGCCCAGCTTCCAGCAAACACGGATTTATTCATTCGTGGGGAATGACTTCGACAACCATTGGGGATTCTCGAACACCTCATTCCCCGGGAAGTTCAATCCCGAGACCGGAGAATTGTCATCCCAATACGAGCAGGTTCTTCCCGGCACCTATGACCTGCCCTTTACCTGGATCCAGCAGGGTCTGAAGCTGCGCTTCTGGTCCCAGGGGAAGTCATTCGACACGCACCCGGGCCTTTATGACGCCAAGAAATTCCGCAATGGTACACTCGAATTTTATTCCAGTGCGAATCGCTCGAAGCGGATGAGCCCTGGCGAACGACATGCCATCCATCATGAATATTGCTTCAATGAGCTGAGGCTCTTCTACCGGACGGAACTTGGGCGCTTCTACAACCCCGCGCTCGACGTGAGCGGAGGCTACAAAGGCCAGGACTGGCGGGAAAAGGACGTCGATTACAGGGTCACGGGTTCCTTCTATGGCGACCCCTACGTCAACGGCTACCCCGTGGGCAGCCATCCGAAGAACGAGGGCTTCCTCTACATGACCCTGCCCCAGGGGACCTTCACCTTGAAGCCCCGCGCCAAGATGGTGAATGACTCGGGCGGGGCCACCGAGGCCAGCTTCGCGCCCGTGAGTGTGACTGCGGGCTGTGGGCAGTTCATCAACATCGTTCCTCCCCTGGCCGTGAACATCCAGCCAGTCGCTCGCTGTGCCTCTGGCGGACAGGTTCCCATCTCGGGCGTGGTGAAGAGCTCTCCCGCCGCCGTGGACCGCATCTGGTATCGGATCAACGACGGGCCCGAGGTCACGCTCTGCACGAACTGTGGCAAGGACGTCCCCTTCTCTTTCACCGCCACGCTCCAGTCCTGTGAAAACACCATCAAGGTGTTCGCCTATACGGCAGGGTTGGAAGAGCCCGCCATGAGTTCGCAGCAAGTGGTGTGGGACGATCCCTCGGATGGTCCGAGCTGCCCCGGCACCTATTGCGTCAACCGCCCCCCGGATGTCCGTTGCCGCAACGTGACGGTCGCATCCAATGAGACGTGCACGAGCGGGTGCGCCTCGGTGGATGACGGCTCGTCTGATCCCGACCCAGGCGACACCCTCACCTGTACCCAAACACCCGAGTGCCCCTACAAGCTCGGCACGCAGCAAGTGACACTCACCTGCCAGGACACGGCGGGCAACAGCGCGTCGTGCACGTCCACGGTCACCGTGAAGGACATGGAGCCACCGGTCATTACCTGCCCCAGCGTGCCCGTCCTCGCCTGTATGGACGGCGGTGCCCAAGCGAGCTTCGCTCCCACCGCCCAAGATGCCTGCGGCGCGGTCAGCACCACGTGCGGCCCCGCCTCGGGCGCGACCTTCCCTCTCGGGACGACGAACACTCTCTGCACCGCCACCGACGCCTCGGGCAATCGCGCGAGCTGTTCCTTCAATGTGACGGTACGGGATGATGAACCACCCCAGCTCACCTGCCCCAAGCCGAGCACTCTCGAGTGTGAACGTGGCCATGCGGTGGACCTGCCGCCCGCCACCGCCTCGGATACCTGCGCGCTAGCCCGCGTGGAAAAACCCGTGCTCGCGTCCTTCCCCCTGGGCACCACGCTCCTCACCTACAAGGCCGCCGACACGGCCGGACACGAGGTCTCCTGCACCACCTCGCTCACGCTGAAGGACACACGGCCTCCCGTCTTGACGCTCCTCGGGCCGGACACCGTCGTCCTCGGGTGCGGCACGTCGGACTACACGGAGCCGGGATACTCCGCGCTCGATGCCTGTTCGGGAGATCTGAGCGCCCAGGTCCAGGTCTCCGGTACGGTCAACTCCGCCGTGCCTGGCCGCTATCCGCTCACCTACTCCGTGACGGATGACGCGGGGCTCACCACCACCGCCACCCGTATCGTGGAGGTGGTGAAGGCGGATGGACGGTGCTGCACCTCCAACTCGGGCCACTTCACCCCGACCGCCAGTGGAACGTCGGCGCTGCACCTGCAGCACACGGCCACGGGCCTCGGGGATGGGCGGGTCCTCGTGATCGGCGGCTACTCGCCCACGGCCGAGCTGTATGACGCGGTCACCGGCACATGGCTCTCCACGGGAGCCCCCAGCACCACGCGCCGACTCCACACCGCGACGCTCCTGCTCGATGGACGGGTCCTCGTGACGGGCGGAGAGGACGCGGACGCCACGCGGTCCGTCGAGGTGTATGATCCGCTCTCCGGCGCCTGGTCACCCACCGGCAACCTCCTCACGCACCGTCGCGAGCACGCCGCGGTTCGCTTGAAGGATGGACGGGTGCTGATTGTCGGCGGCACTCGCGACACGGGAGAGGTGCTGGCCTCGGCGGAGCTCTACGAGCCCACGACGGGCATCTGGACCGCCCTCCAGCCCATGGCCCATGCGCGCCGCGCCTTCACCGCGACCGCGCTCGCGGACGGTCGGGTCCTCGTGGCCGGGGGGCTCATCGACACGGGCGACAAGTGCCAGGGCACCAACTGCCTGGGCTCGGCCGAGGTGTACGACCCGGCCACGGGCACCTGGAGCGTCACGGGGAACATGCAGGGCGCCCGCGGGTTCCACACTGCGGCTCGGCTGGCGGATGGACGCGTGCTCGTGTCGGGAGGAGACCTGGACGGACCGAGCAGCACCACCTCGGAGCTGTTCGACCCCACCTCGGGCACGTGGAGCACTACCGGCGACATGCTCTCGCCGCGCCGCCGCCACTCACTCACCCCGCTGCCCGACGGCCGCATCCTGGCGGCGGGCGGGTATGACGCCTCGCTGGGCATCCATGCTACCTCGGAGCTGTTCGATCCACGCACGGGCGCCTGGTGTCCCACGGGTGCCCTGGGCCAGAAACGTTACGAGCACACCGCCACGCCGTTACCGGACGGCCGCGTGCTCATCACCGCGGGTGTCAGCACCACCAGCCAGCACACCGCCGAGGTTTACTCCCTGACGAAGTAA